Proteins encoded by one window of Longimicrobium sp.:
- a CDS encoding GNAT family N-acetyltransferase, which produces MDSVPTIARQPSLETPRLLLRPLTTADAPAVQRLAGDKEVASTTLNIPHPYPDGAAEMWIGTLPEAYNSGEAVVFGITLHDGGELVGTCGLRLELPHARAEIGYWVGREYWGRGVATEAARAVIDYAFSRLGIRRVYAHFYTRNPASGAVMRKLGMTYEGRLRGHVLKWGVFEDIELYGVLKEEW; this is translated from the coding sequence ATGGATTCCGTGCCCACGATCGCGCGGCAGCCTTCGCTGGAGACGCCGCGGCTGCTCCTGCGCCCGCTGACGACCGCGGACGCCCCGGCGGTGCAGCGGCTCGCCGGCGACAAGGAGGTGGCGTCCACCACGCTCAACATCCCGCACCCCTACCCGGACGGCGCGGCCGAGATGTGGATCGGCACCCTGCCGGAAGCTTACAACAGCGGCGAGGCGGTGGTGTTCGGGATCACGCTGCACGACGGCGGCGAGCTGGTGGGCACGTGCGGCCTGCGGCTGGAGCTGCCCCACGCGCGGGCCGAGATCGGCTACTGGGTGGGGCGCGAGTACTGGGGGCGCGGCGTGGCGACCGAGGCGGCGCGAGCGGTGATCGACTACGCGTTTTCCCGGCTCGGGATACGTCGGGTGTACGCGCACTTCTACACCCGCAACCCGGCCTCCGGCGCGGTCATGCGCAAGCTGGGCATGACGTACGAGGGAAGGCTGCGCGGGCACGTGCTCAAGTGGGGGGTGTTCGAGGATATCGAGCTGTACGGGGTGCTGAAGGAGGAGTGGTAG